Proteins co-encoded in one Cytophaga hutchinsonii ATCC 33406 genomic window:
- the thiS gene encoding sulfur carrier protein ThiS produces the protein MNVIVNNKTVELPDAAGINALLAQLNITSPQGIAIAINEQVLPKSEWESCTLKNNDAVLLIRATQGG, from the coding sequence ATGAACGTTATTGTCAACAACAAAACCGTAGAGCTGCCCGATGCCGCCGGCATCAACGCTTTACTGGCTCAGCTCAACATTACTTCTCCGCAGGGAATTGCCATTGCTATTAACGAGCAGGTACTTCCGAAATCGGAGTGGGAAAGCTGTACGTTGAAAAACAATGACGCGGTATTACTTATTCGTGCTACTCAAGGAGGATAA
- a CDS encoding thiamine phosphate synthase, whose amino-acid sequence MNISNLHYITDTTQGLEPLLKAGLNWVQLRVKNRNEKEMYNLADSFVALCEKYKAYSIINDYPKLARRVGADGVHLGKEDMSPAEARALLGKDFIIGGTANTFEDVEGLYEAGVDYVGLGPLRFTETKKNLSPVLGLEGYNEIMQSCQANSIRTPIIAIGGIAVEDLAALYDMGLHGVAVSAAIRKAQNPAAAVKAFLAVNAL is encoded by the coding sequence ATGAATATTTCAAACCTACATTATATTACGGATACCACACAAGGACTGGAACCTTTATTAAAGGCAGGCCTGAACTGGGTGCAGCTGCGTGTGAAAAACCGTAACGAAAAAGAAATGTACAACCTGGCAGATTCGTTTGTTGCGCTGTGCGAAAAATACAAAGCGTATTCCATCATCAACGATTATCCGAAACTGGCCAGACGTGTGGGCGCCGATGGCGTACACCTGGGTAAAGAAGATATGTCGCCGGCCGAAGCGCGTGCGTTGCTCGGTAAAGATTTTATCATTGGAGGAACAGCAAACACGTTCGAAGATGTTGAAGGATTGTACGAAGCGGGTGTAGACTACGTAGGACTGGGTCCGCTGCGTTTCACAGAAACAAAAAAGAATTTAAGTCCGGTGCTGGGCTTAGAAGGATATAACGAAATTATGCAAAGCTGTCAGGCAAACAGCATCCGTACTCCGATCATTGCAATCGGCGGCATTGCAGTGGAAGACCTTGCAGCGCTGTATGATATGGGTTTGCACGGAGTAGCAGTATCCGCGGCGATACGGAAAGCGCAGAATCCGGCAGCGGCGGTGAAGGCTTTTCTGGCGGTGAATGCGTTGTAG
- the thiC gene encoding phosphomethylpyrimidine synthase ThiC produces the protein MTTENTNMAPQITREPLTGSQKIYVSGTMHPSVKVAMREIKLEDTVIHTGLKGAAEKRQKNPSVTVYDTSGPYTDPSIDIDIRKGLPRLREQWILERGDVEEQKESFSEYTQKRNNDPSLDHLRFDHLKQPLRAKPGQNVSQMHYARKGIITPEMEYIAIRENNRIQELQASGDSIKSLWDQHEGHSFGAAIPKVITPEFVREEVARGRAIIPSNINHPESEPMIIGRNFLVKINTNIGNSAVTSSIEEEVEKAVWSCRWGGDTLMDLSTGKNIHETREWIIRNCPVPVGTVPIYQALEKVNGKAEDLTWEIFRDTLIEQAEQGVDYFTIHAGVLLRYIPSTAKRVTGIVSRGGSIMAKWCLSHHKENFLYTHFEEICEIMKAYDVAFSLGDGLRPGCLADANDEAQFSELKTLGELTEIAWKHDVQVMVEGPGHVPMHMIKENMDKQLKECHEAPFYTLGPLTTDIAPGYDHITSAIGAAMIGWFGTAMLCYVTPKEHLGLPNKKDVKDGVMAYKIAAHAADLAKGHPGAQNRDNALSKARFEFRWADQFNLSLDPDTAREFHDETLPAEGAKIAHFCSMCGPHFCSMKITQEVRDYAEANGLNDGAILEEGMKAKSEEFKKVGGDLYV, from the coding sequence ATGACAACAGAAAACACAAACATGGCGCCGCAGATCACGCGGGAACCACTAACAGGATCACAAAAAATTTATGTGTCCGGCACAATGCATCCATCGGTAAAGGTGGCCATGCGCGAGATCAAACTTGAAGACACTGTGATTCATACAGGCCTGAAAGGTGCTGCTGAAAAACGTCAGAAAAACCCATCTGTTACGGTATACGATACCAGCGGTCCGTACACCGACCCGAGCATCGACATCGACATCCGCAAAGGCCTGCCGCGCTTACGCGAGCAGTGGATCCTTGAGCGCGGGGATGTGGAAGAACAGAAAGAATCCTTTTCAGAATATACACAGAAGCGCAACAACGATCCGTCTTTGGACCACTTGCGTTTCGATCACCTGAAACAACCGCTGCGTGCCAAACCGGGACAAAATGTTTCGCAGATGCACTACGCGCGTAAAGGCATCATCACGCCGGAGATGGAATACATCGCCATACGTGAGAATAACCGCATTCAGGAATTGCAGGCATCCGGCGATTCCATTAAGTCGCTTTGGGATCAGCACGAAGGACACAGCTTTGGTGCAGCCATTCCGAAAGTAATTACGCCGGAATTCGTGCGCGAAGAAGTAGCGCGCGGAAGAGCCATTATTCCTTCCAACATCAACCACCCGGAAAGCGAGCCGATGATCATCGGCCGTAACTTCTTAGTGAAGATCAATACCAACATCGGTAACTCTGCAGTAACGTCTTCCATTGAAGAAGAAGTTGAGAAAGCGGTATGGAGCTGCCGTTGGGGCGGTGATACCCTGATGGATCTTTCTACCGGTAAAAATATTCACGAGACACGCGAGTGGATCATCCGGAACTGTCCGGTGCCGGTTGGTACCGTGCCGATCTATCAGGCGCTTGAAAAAGTAAACGGTAAGGCAGAAGACTTAACGTGGGAAATTTTCCGCGATACCTTAATTGAACAGGCAGAACAAGGCGTGGATTACTTCACCATCCACGCAGGTGTATTGTTGCGTTACATTCCGTCTACGGCAAAACGTGTAACAGGTATTGTTTCCCGTGGTGGTTCGATCATGGCGAAATGGTGTCTGTCGCACCACAAGGAAAACTTCCTGTACACACACTTCGAAGAGATCTGTGAGATCATGAAAGCATACGACGTTGCCTTCTCGTTAGGAGACGGATTACGTCCGGGTTGCTTAGCAGATGCCAACGACGAAGCACAATTCTCAGAATTAAAAACCTTAGGTGAATTGACAGAGATCGCCTGGAAACACGATGTACAGGTGATGGTAGAAGGTCCGGGTCACGTGCCGATGCATATGATCAAAGAAAATATGGACAAGCAGTTGAAGGAGTGCCACGAAGCACCGTTCTACACACTTGGTCCATTGACGACCGATATCGCACCGGGTTATGACCACATCACGTCTGCCATCGGTGCAGCCATGATCGGCTGGTTCGGTACGGCGATGTTGTGTTACGTAACACCGAAAGAACACTTAGGACTACCGAATAAAAAAGATGTGAAGGATGGGGTAATGGCGTATAAGATCGCGGCACACGCTGCCGATCTTGCGAAAGGCCATCCGGGCGCACAAAACAGAGATAACGCATTAAGCAAAGCACGTTTCGAATTCCGCTGGGCAGATCAGTTCAACCTGTCGCTTGACCCGGATACGGCGCGTGAGTTCCACGATGAAACACTGCCGGCTGAAGGCGCGAAGATCGCACACTTCTGCTCGATGTGCGGACCGCATTTCTGTTCGATGAAAATCACACAGGAAGTACGTGACTATGCAGAAGCAAACGGCTTAAACGACGGAGCGATCCTGGAAGAAGGTATGAAAGCGAAGTCGGAAGAGTTTAAGAAAGTGGGCGGAGATCTGTACGTGTAA
- a CDS encoding thiamine phosphate synthase, with protein MIKVITPETNHPKEGGILSALVSIYNCTIHIRKPRFTADQYKKYLHDHNQLLSHFVLHEHHSLAKEFPVMGVHLKELDRINPAQVHPDIKIISTSIHSIADAGNLSHPFEYIFYSPLFQSISKENYGTNNSLADLKKTVSELKEQTGIPIIGLGGIYEANIDLVKKSGFDGAALLGAVWVQSDPLAAFGRIASMI; from the coding sequence ATGATTAAAGTCATTACTCCGGAGACAAACCACCCTAAAGAAGGGGGAATTCTATCTGCACTTGTTTCAATCTATAACTGCACCATCCATATCCGGAAACCACGTTTTACCGCTGACCAATATAAAAAATATCTGCATGATCATAACCAACTTTTATCACATTTTGTTCTGCATGAACATCATTCTTTAGCAAAAGAGTTTCCGGTAATGGGCGTACACCTGAAAGAGCTGGACAGAATAAACCCTGCACAAGTGCATCCGGACATAAAAATCATCTCAACATCTATTCATTCCATCGCAGATGCGGGCAATCTGTCTCATCCGTTTGAATATATTTTTTACAGTCCATTGTTTCAAAGTATTTCAAAAGAAAACTATGGTACCAACAATTCCCTTGCAGACTTAAAAAAAACAGTTTCGGAATTAAAAGAACAAACAGGCATTCCCATCATCGGATTGGGCGGTATCTACGAAGCGAACATTGATTTGGTTAAAAAGAGCGGGTTCGACGGAGCGGCGCTGTTAGGTGCGGTGTGGGTGCAGAGCGATCCGTTAGCGGCATTTGGACGAATAGCTTCTATGATATAA
- a CDS encoding hydroxymethylpyrimidine/phosphomethylpyrimidine kinase, translating to MYAPLEKPYVLSIAGLDPTAGAGILADVKTFTATGSYGFAVATCLTAQTEDTCEHVQWFSVKEITTQLKPLLENYPIAVTKLGAMKDLVMTEALIDFVLEYNPDMKFVLDPILSTSSGKEFMKLNADIKELLSKVYLLTPNYPEIQMLTENQNALEAAMVLSMHTNVYLKGGHSNEEILVDRLFVEGVMTEFPKQRNAIAKKHGSGCVLSSSIASFLAQGKSLAEASEEAAKYMCGFFSSTETKLGIHQ from the coding sequence ATGTACGCACCTTTAGAAAAACCATACGTTCTCTCCATCGCCGGCCTGGATCCGACAGCAGGCGCGGGTATTCTTGCGGATGTGAAAACATTTACGGCAACGGGGAGTTACGGCTTTGCTGTAGCAACCTGTTTAACGGCGCAGACAGAAGATACCTGTGAGCATGTACAATGGTTTTCTGTAAAGGAGATTACAACGCAGTTGAAACCGCTGCTTGAAAATTATCCGATCGCAGTAACCAAACTGGGTGCCATGAAAGATCTGGTAATGACTGAAGCGCTGATTGATTTTGTGCTTGAGTATAATCCGGACATGAAGTTTGTGCTGGATCCGATCTTAAGTACGTCTTCAGGAAAAGAGTTTATGAAACTGAATGCGGATATTAAAGAACTGCTTTCAAAAGTTTATCTGCTTACGCCGAACTATCCGGAAATACAGATGCTGACAGAAAATCAGAATGCGCTGGAAGCGGCCATGGTTTTATCCATGCATACAAATGTGTATCTGAAGGGCGGTCATTCCAACGAAGAGATTCTGGTGGATCGGTTGTTTGTAGAAGGCGTTATGACGGAATTTCCGAAGCAGCGTAATGCAATTGCAAAAAAACACGGCAGCGGTTGTGTACTTTCTTCTTCAATAGCATCATTTCTTGCACAGGGAAAATCATTAGCTGAAGCAAGTGAAGAAGCAGCCAAATACATGTGCGGCTTTTTCAGTTCTACAGAAACAAAATTAGGAATACATCAATAA
- a CDS encoding thiazole synthase has translation MSDQLKIADKTFTSRLFTGTGKFATGEEMFHALQASGSELVTVALRRIDIDGQEDDILKWLKKGNFNLLPNTSGARNAKEAVFAATLAREALGTNWLKLEIHPDPKYLMPDPIETLKAAEELVKAGFVVLPYIHADPVLCKRLEEVGCAAVMPLGSPIGSNKGLRTRDFLEIIIEQSNVPVIVDAGIGAPSQAAEAMELGAAAVLVNTAMAVAGDTKAMGKAFGMAVEAGRMAHLAKLAPVSNAAHASSPLLSFLNDL, from the coding sequence ATGAGTGATCAATTAAAAATAGCCGACAAAACATTCACCTCCCGCTTATTTACCGGAACCGGTAAGTTTGCTACGGGAGAAGAAATGTTTCATGCGCTGCAGGCCTCCGGCTCCGAGCTGGTGACGGTTGCACTGCGCAGAATAGATATAGATGGCCAGGAAGATGATATTCTGAAATGGCTGAAAAAAGGGAATTTCAATTTATTGCCGAATACGTCCGGCGCGCGTAATGCCAAGGAAGCGGTGTTTGCGGCAACCCTTGCGCGTGAAGCGTTAGGAACAAACTGGTTGAAATTAGAGATTCATCCCGATCCGAAATATTTAATGCCGGATCCGATTGAAACATTGAAGGCGGCAGAAGAACTGGTGAAAGCAGGCTTTGTGGTGCTGCCTTATATACATGCCGATCCGGTATTGTGTAAACGTCTGGAAGAAGTTGGCTGTGCAGCAGTGATGCCGCTTGGTTCGCCTATCGGTAGCAACAAAGGATTGCGCACACGCGATTTTCTGGAAATAATTATTGAACAAAGCAATGTGCCTGTTATTGTGGATGCCGGAATCGGCGCGCCTTCACAGGCTGCCGAAGCAATGGAGCTCGGTGCAGCGGCGGTGCTTGTTAACACAGCAATGGCTGTTGCCGGCGACACCAAAGCCATGGGTAAAGCCTTTGGTATGGCTGTTGAAGCCGGACGTATGGCGCATCTGGCGAAACTTGCTCCGGTAAGCAATGCAGCACATGCAAGCAGTCCGCTGTTATCCTTTCTGAACGATTTATAA
- a CDS encoding TIGR04255 family protein, with protein sequence MEFQNHKITEAVCAFRFDPEQNTPWDLTFFAEYYNAIKTNGYEIKQEIKPFQLNFNINVKEGLNKSEVLPGETQMVFKTKDQKYAILMAQNYISFHSLNHYLGWDIFLPKVIEDCINPYLEMGLGKGLISAQMIFINNFDIEEGEALSDYLVFLPQMKDFGQGQEISHVFNSNYLIKPNKQLSLKTILNNNIADSSKKVIVESNCLASNIDSSIKLTDLIQEAHDSARNAFIKIASDSFKAKIK encoded by the coding sequence ATGGAATTTCAAAATCATAAAATTACTGAAGCCGTTTGTGCTTTTAGATTTGATCCCGAACAGAACACTCCATGGGATTTAACTTTTTTTGCAGAGTATTATAACGCTATAAAAACAAATGGTTATGAGATAAAACAAGAAATCAAACCGTTCCAACTGAATTTCAATATTAATGTTAAAGAAGGGCTAAATAAATCAGAAGTATTGCCTGGAGAAACTCAGATGGTTTTTAAAACCAAAGATCAAAAATATGCCATATTAATGGCGCAAAATTATATTTCATTTCACTCATTAAATCATTATTTAGGTTGGGATATATTTTTACCTAAAGTTATTGAAGATTGTATCAATCCTTATTTGGAGATGGGCTTAGGTAAAGGATTAATAAGTGCGCAAATGATATTTATAAATAATTTTGACATAGAAGAAGGAGAGGCTTTGTCAGATTATTTAGTGTTTTTACCTCAAATGAAAGACTTCGGACAAGGGCAGGAAATATCACATGTATTTAATAGTAATTATCTTATTAAACCTAATAAGCAACTTTCTTTGAAAACTATTTTGAATAATAATATAGCAGATAGTTCAAAAAAAGTAATTGTCGAAAGTAATTGTTTAGCTTCTAATATTGATAGTAGTATTAAATTGACAGATTTAATTCAAGAAGCACATGATAGTGCTAGAAATGCATTTATTAAAATAGCTTCAGATTCATTCAAAGCAAAAATCAAATAA
- the moeB gene encoding molybdopterin-synthase adenylyltransferase MoeB produces MSRYSRQTILPEVGIEGQQKLTNASVLVVGAGGLGCPVLLYLAAAGVGRLGIIDADKVDITNLQRQVLYVTEDEGKSKAETAAKRLSALNPEINIDVYPVWLSKENALEIFSSYDIIVDGSDNFATRYLVSDACVILNKPLVFGSIFKFEGQVSVFNYKGGPTYRCLFPEPPAAGEVPNCSEIGVIGVLPGIIGTLQANEVIKIILKKGDVMSGVLYMYDALSNMVQQLKVFRDPVASVVTELGTYEEVCETSPDIDKRTFDVWKEKNVVYQLIDVREPHEFENKNIGGELIPMNTVKDNLNRIREDIPVIVHCQMGGRSRKIVDFLYEKGFKNVYNLKGGLREF; encoded by the coding sequence ATGAGCAGATATTCCCGTCAAACCATCCTTCCCGAAGTTGGCATCGAAGGCCAGCAAAAACTAACCAACGCATCTGTGCTTGTTGTAGGTGCTGGTGGATTGGGTTGCCCGGTGTTGCTCTACCTGGCTGCAGCTGGTGTGGGACGGTTGGGAATTATTGATGCGGACAAAGTGGATATCACAAATCTGCAACGTCAGGTGTTGTATGTAACGGAAGATGAAGGAAAGTCAAAAGCGGAAACAGCGGCGAAACGTTTGAGTGCATTGAATCCCGAGATTAATATTGATGTGTATCCGGTTTGGCTTTCCAAAGAAAACGCGCTTGAAATTTTTTCTTCCTATGATATAATAGTTGATGGCTCGGATAATTTTGCGACACGCTATCTGGTGAGCGATGCCTGTGTGATTTTAAATAAGCCGCTTGTATTTGGTTCGATCTTTAAATTCGAAGGACAGGTGAGTGTATTTAATTATAAAGGTGGGCCTACTTACAGATGCCTGTTTCCGGAACCGCCTGCTGCAGGCGAAGTGCCCAACTGCTCTGAGATTGGCGTGATCGGTGTGCTGCCGGGAATCATTGGTACGTTGCAGGCCAATGAAGTGATCAAGATTATTCTGAAGAAAGGTGATGTGATGAGCGGTGTGTTATACATGTATGATGCGTTGAGCAACATGGTTCAGCAATTAAAAGTATTCAGAGATCCTGTGGCAAGTGTTGTTACTGAATTAGGCACGTACGAAGAAGTATGTGAGACATCACCGGATATTGATAAAAGGACCTTTGATGTGTGGAAAGAAAAAAATGTTGTTTACCAGCTGATCGATGTGCGCGAACCGCATGAATTTGAAAATAAAAATATCGGCGGAGAATTAATCCCGATGAATACCGTTAAAGACAATCTGAATCGCATACGTGAAGACATTCCTGTAATCGTGCACTGCCAGATGGGTGGCCGCAGCAGAAAGATTGTCGACTTTTTGTATGAGAAAGGATTTAAGAACGTGTATAATCTGAAGGGTGGATTGAGAGAGTTTTAA
- the thiH gene encoding 2-iminoacetate synthase ThiH → MSQFKEIFDQYSWDEVYASIYAKKALDVERALSKENLDLEDFKALVSPAAAAYLPAMAERSHQRTLQRFGKTMQMYVPLYLSNECQNICTYCGFSMDNKLLRKTLKDEEIIREAKAIKEMGFDHVLLVTGEANQMVGVPYLKHAIELLRPYFAQISIEVQPLDEDEYKTLIDAGAYAVLVYQETYHQEEYKTHHPKGKKSNFYYRLDTPDRAARAGVDKLGLGVLIGLEDWRVDSFFTALHLNYLEKQYWQTKYSLSFPRLRPYVGNTEPKVIMNDRELVQLICAYRLFDQELELSISTRETEAFRNHIIKLGITSISAGSKTNPGGYVVEKESLEQFEISDDRTPQQIATMLKGAGYEPVWKDWAQAYDV, encoded by the coding sequence ATGTCACAGTTTAAAGAAATCTTTGATCAGTATTCCTGGGATGAAGTATATGCTTCTATCTACGCTAAAAAAGCGCTGGATGTAGAACGTGCCTTGTCTAAAGAGAATCTGGATCTGGAAGATTTCAAAGCATTGGTTTCTCCCGCTGCCGCTGCGTATTTGCCTGCTATGGCCGAACGCAGTCATCAGCGTACCTTACAGCGCTTCGGTAAAACGATGCAGATGTATGTGCCTTTGTATCTTTCGAACGAGTGCCAGAACATTTGTACTTACTGTGGTTTCAGCATGGATAATAAACTGCTGCGTAAAACCTTAAAGGACGAAGAGATTATCCGTGAAGCAAAAGCCATTAAAGAAATGGGTTTTGATCACGTGCTGCTGGTAACGGGTGAAGCGAATCAGATGGTTGGCGTGCCGTATTTAAAACATGCGATTGAACTATTGCGTCCATACTTTGCACAGATCTCGATTGAAGTGCAGCCGCTGGATGAAGATGAATATAAAACACTGATTGATGCCGGAGCTTACGCCGTATTGGTGTATCAGGAAACGTATCATCAGGAAGAATATAAAACACATCATCCAAAAGGAAAGAAATCAAATTTCTATTACCGTCTGGATACGCCGGACCGTGCGGCACGCGCAGGTGTAGATAAGTTGGGCCTGGGTGTATTAATCGGTCTGGAAGACTGGCGGGTAGATAGTTTCTTTACAGCACTTCACTTGAATTACTTAGAGAAACAATACTGGCAAACGAAATATTCCCTGTCGTTTCCCCGCTTGCGTCCGTATGTGGGTAACACCGAACCGAAAGTAATTATGAACGATCGCGAACTGGTGCAATTGATTTGCGCGTACCGTTTGTTCGATCAGGAATTAGAACTATCCATTTCGACACGCGAAACCGAAGCGTTCCGGAATCACATTATAAAATTAGGCATCACGTCCATAAGCGCTGGCTCAAAAACAAATCCGGGCGGCTATGTGGTAGAGAAAGAATCGCTTGAACAGTTCGAGATCTCCGACGACCGCACTCCACAACAGATAGCAACAATGCTGAAAGGCGCGGGCTACGAACCGGTGTGGAAGGATTGGGCCCAGGCGTATGATGTGTAA